The genomic DNA GCGCGTCGCGATCGCCCGGGCGCTCGCCATGCGGCCGGAGGCGATCCTGTTCGACGAGCCGACCTCGGCCCTCGATCCCGAGCTCGTCGGCGACGTGCTGAAGGTCATGCGCGCCCTCGCCGACGAGGGTATGACGATGCTCGTGGTCACCCACGAGATCGGCTTCGCCCGCGAGGTCGCCGACCGGGTCCTCTTCCTCGACGGCGGCCGACTCGTCGAGCAGGGGCCGGCCGCCGAGGTCCTCAACCGGCCGCAGAATCCGCGTACCCGGGACTTCCTGCAGCGCGTGCTGCACCCGCTCTAGGACACGCCGTGGCCGAACCGTTCCCGCTCGCACCCTCGCTCTGGGCCACGACGGCGGCGCCCGCGCCGGACACGCCGCCGCTGGCCCGATCCGGCCTAGCCGAGGTGGTGATCGTCGGCGGCGGGTTCTGCGGCCTGTCCACCGCCCTGCATCTCGCCGAGCGCGGCATCCGACCCGTCGTGCTCGAGGCGCAGGAGGTCGGCTACGGCGGGTCCGGTCGCAACGGTGGCCAGGTCATCCCCGGCCTCAAATACGATCCCGCCGACCTCGTCGCGCGGTTCGGTCGGGAGCGCGGCGAGCGGCTCGCGCGCTTCGCCGGCGGGACCGCCGACGTCGTGTTCGACCTCATCGCCCGGCACGGGATGGACGTGCCGCATTCCCGCGCCGGCTGGATCCAGGGCGCCCACACCGAGGCCGGGCTCGCCGAGGTCGCCAAGCGGGCGGCCCAGTGGGCGGATCTCGGTGCGCCCACCCGCGTCCTCGACAGGGCCGAGACCGAGCAGCTGCTGGGGACCGACCGCTATCTCGGCGGCTGGCTCGACAGCCGCGGCGGGGCGATCCAGCCCCTGAGCTACGCCCGCGGCCTCGCCCGGGCCGCCCAGAAGGCCGGCGCCACGATCCACGGCGGATCGCCGGTCACCGGCCTCGAACGGACCGGATCGGGCTGGACCGTCACCACGGCCCAGGGCGAGCGGGTGACGACCGGCCGGGTCGTGCTGTGCACCAACGGCTACACGGGCGGCCTGTGGCCGAACCTCGCGCGGACGGTGATCGCGGCGAACTCGTTCCAGGTCGCCACGGTGCCGCTGACCGACAACCTGCGGCGCTCGATCCTGCCCGAAGGCCATGTCTCCTCGGACACGCGCAAGCTCCTGCTCTACTTCCGCCTCGACCATACCGGACGCCTGCTGATGGGCGGCCGCGGTCCGTTCCGGGAGCCGCGCGACCCCGCCGACTGGGCCCATCTCGAGCGGATCGTCGGCAAGCTCTTCCCCCAGCTCGACGGGATCGCCTTCGACCATCGCTGGTGCGGCCGCGTCGCGATCACCCGGGACTACCTGCCCCATCTCCACGAGCCGGCGCCCGGGCTCCTCATCGATATCGGCTGCCAGGGCCGGGGCGTCGGCCTCCAGTCGGCGATGGGCCGGGCGATGGCCGCCTACATCGCGACCGGAGATGCCGGCAACCTGCCCCTGCCGCTGACGCCGATCGAGCCGCTGCCGCTCCACGGGCTGAACCGGCTGTACGTCTCGGCGATCATCGCCTGGTACCGCCTGCGCGACGGCGGCATCCGCTGATCCTACCGGCTCGCCGTCACCGCGCGCGCCACAGCGCCCCGATCAGGCCCAGGGCGGCGAGCGCCAGCGCGAGGAGCATCCACCACAGGGCCCCCGGCCCGACATGGGTGAGCACGACGGCCCCAGCCGGCGGCGCCAGGGCCTGGGCGGCCAGGGCCGGCCGGGCGAGGCGGCCGACCACCAGCGGGTAGCGCACGGGGCCGAACAGGGCGAGCGGGACCGTGCCGCGAGCGATCGAGTAGATCCCGTTGCCGCCCGCGTAGAGCACCAGCCAGAGCGCCACGCCCGGCAGCCCGGCCGCAAGGAGCCACAGCCCGAGGGCGATCAGGCCGAAGGCGGCCGTCAGTGTCCAGAGCGGGTGGTGGCGGCCCTTGAGGGAGATCTCGGCGACGCGGGCGCTCACCTGCGCGGGCCCGATCAGCGCCCCGTACGAGACGGCGGCGGCGAGCGACACGCCGCGCGCCTGCAGCAGGGTGAGCAGGTGGACCGACACCTGGGACATGATCGCGCCGCCGAGGACCAGCACCCCCGCGAACAGCAGGAACGCGCGGCGCTCCCGGGTCGATAGCGGCGCGGACCCCGCCTCCTGTGGCCCGTCGGAGACCGGGAGTTCCGGCGCGTGCGGGATCATCGCGAGGATGAGCGGCAGCGTCACGGCGAGGTGCAGGCCGGCATAGGTGAGGCAGGCGCCCCGCCAGCCGACATGGGCCACCAGGAAGGCCGAGAGCGGCCAGCACACGGTGCTGGCGAACCCGCCCCAGAGGGTCAGCGTGGTGATGGCCGGCCGCGCGGCCGCGCCGTAGAGCCGCCCGAGGGTCGCGAAGGCGGGGTCGTACAGGCCGCAGCCCATGCCGGCGCCGAGGATCAGCCAGCCGGCGAGATAGATCGGCAGGCTCGGCGCCACGGCCACGACGGTCAGCCCGGCGGCGAGGAGCAGCGCCGCGAGGGCGAGGACCGGCCGCCCGCCGTGCCGGTGGATCGCCGCCCCGACATGCGGCGAGGCGAGGGCCGCGACGAGGAGGCCGAAGGCCAGTCCGCCGACCACCCAGGCGAGGGGCCAGCCGGTGCTCTCGGCGATGGGGGCCGCCATCACCGCCGGCAGGTAGAACGACGAGCCCCAGGCGAGGATCTCCACGACGCCGAGTGCGGCGATCACCGGCCAGCGGCTGGCTTCGCTCATGTCCGGACCGCCGCCACGGCCCGCGGGCGCTCAGGCCGTGGCGACACGGCGGCCCTGCTCGTCGACCACCGGCTCGCCGTCCTCCTTCACGAACCCGCCCCGCTGCGGCGGCAGGAGATCCAGCACCGCCTCCGATGGGCGGCACAGGCGTACGCCCTTCGGCGTGACCACCAGCGGCCGGTTGAGCAGGACCGGATGCGCCGCGACGGCGTCGAGCAACTGCCCGTCGGTCAGGTCCGGGTTGCCGAGGTCGAGCTCGGCGTAGGGCGTGCCCTTCTCCCGGAGCACGTCGCGCACCGACAGCCCGGCGCGGTCGAGGAGCTGTAGCAGCAGCGCGCGGGCCGGCGGCGTCTTGAGATACTCGATCACGTGGGGCTCGATCCCGGCGTTACGGATCATCGCGAGGGTGTTGCGCGACGTGCCGCAGGCCGGATTGTGGTAGATCACGACGTCGAACGGCTCAGACATGTGCGGCGTCTCCCGAGGGGCTGAGGCAGGCGGCCAGGGTCTCCGCCGCCGGCGTGCAGATCTCCGCGCGGCCCTGGCAGCAATCGCGCATCAGGAACGCGATCAGATCGGCCAGCACCGGGTAGGCGGCACTGTAGAGGATGGAGCGACCGTCGCGCCGCGAGCTGACCAGCCCGGCGCGGCTCAGTTCCTTCAGGTGATGCGACACCGTGGCGGCCGACACGCCGACCGCCGCGGCCAGCGTCCCGGAGGCGAGGCCCTCCGGACCGGCTCTCACCAGCGCCCGCACCAGCCGCAGTCTGTGCTCCTGCGCCAGGGCCGCGAAGGCCGTCAGGGCTTGCGCGTCGTCCATTTTCCCGACAATCTTCAAACGGTTGTTTGAACGTATGAGAAAGCGTCCCGGTGAGCAAGAGCCCGGCCCCTGCCCCTTCGGTCCGTGACGGCCTGCCGAATCTCAGCGCGGCGCATTTCGCAACGCCGACCGACGGGGCCGGTCGGGGGATCCCGCTCGCGCACGCGCCGCGCTTCCTGATCCTGTACGGGTCGCTCCGCGAACGCTCCTTCAGCCGGTTCCTGGCCTATGAGGCCGCGCGGCTCCTGGAGGCGATGGGCGGCGAGGTCCGCATCTACCACGCCGACGGCCTGCCGCTGCCCGACGACGCGACCGCCGACCATCCGAAGGTGCGGGAGATCCGCGCCCTCTCGGCCTGGTCCGAGGGGCAGGTCTGGGTCTCGCCCGAGCGGCACGGCGCGCTCACCGGCGTGATGAAGAGCCAGATCGACTGGCTGCCCCTGTCCGAGGGGAGTCTGCGCCCGACGCAGGGCCGGACCCTCGCGGTGATGCAGGTCTCGGGCGGCTCTCAGAGCTTCAACGCCGTGAACGCCCTGCGCGTCCTCGGCCGCTGGATGCGGATGATCACGATCCCCAACCAGTCCTCGGTGCCGATGGCCTACCGGGAGTTCGACGAGGCGGGCCGTATGAGGCCCGGGCCGCTCTACGACCGGGTCGTCGACGTGTGCGAGGAACTCATGAAGTTCACGCTGCTGACCCGCGGATGCGCCGATTACCTCGTGGACCGCTACAGCGAGCGCAAGGAGCGCGATCCCGACCGGCTCGCCGGTGTCGCGGCCGATATCGGCTTCGCGAAGCCCTCACCGCCGGGCGCCTGAGCCCCGCCGGCCCGAGCGCGCCGCCACGCGGTCCGGCCCGGGCCGGTGCTCACTGGAATCGCCGCATCTCCGGCGCCAGCGAGCGTCCCGCTTCGAGGAGGGCGCGGACCTTGCGGGTCGCGTGCTGGAGGATGTCCGGCCGCGCATCCTCGTAGGACGTCTCCTCGACGAAGCTCCGCAGGGCCTCCGTGATCCGGTCCTCGATCTCGTCCATCAGGGCGAGCCCCTCCGGACCTTCCCGCCGCAGATGCGCGTCTGCGAGCGTCAGGTAGGCGGCGCTCGCCAGCAGGAAGGCGATCCCGTTCGCCTCCTGAGCCGCCGCGGAACTCGCGTCGCCGCCGTCCATGCCGTCTGCGACGTCGTCGTCCATCGGCTCACATACTCCCCGTTCGTTGCTCACGCTGTGCCGCTCCCGCCGCGTCGCGCCAAGTAGAGAAAAAGGGTCGGTCCCCGTCCCCATTCGGGCGACGTCGGGGGCCGATCCGGACCGCCGGCCCCGCGTCGCCGCCGGGCGCCGGACCGGTCCGCTCGCCTCTCCCCGGGCCTCAATGGCCCGGATCGGCGCGGTCCTCGGTCGCGCGCCGCTCGCGCATCCGGAGCAGTGCCCGGCGCCAGGCATCCACCACCGCCGCGCGTGCGCGGGCATCATTCTCGCGGTCGGACTCCGCCGTCCGGGCCTTGCCGTCGGCCTGCCTGCTCCGGGCTCTCGGATCTCGGTTCATGATCGCCTCCTGTCGTGTCCAGACCGAGAGACACCGGATCCCGGGACGCCGCGGTGAGGCGGCGCACGCGGACCATGGAAATCGCGTGCGGCGGAGCACAGGCGGCCGACGGCCCCGCGACGCGCGCAATTTTTCTGATCGTGGACCGAAGAGTTTTTCAGGAGCGCCCACACTCATTTTCGGAGTACTGTCACGGCGCCGGCATGTGCCCTCGTGCGATGCCGCAAATATTGATGCGGTGCAATAACGATCGTATTCAAAACTCAGCCGATCTCCGGGGCCGAGACGTCCCGGCACCACGGGGGCGGCGCATGGCACAGTCGGAGGCGACGGGCATCACGGCCGGCCGCACCTCTACGTGCCGGGGAGGATCACGGGCTCCATGAGGAAGAACAAGGTCATCTCGGCGGAAGAGGCGATCGCGCTGATCCGCGAGAACGACGTCGTGACCACCACGGGGTTCGTCCAGAGCTGCATCCCGGAGGCCCTGCACGCCGCCCTCGAGAAGCGGTTCGTCGAGACCGGATCACCCCGCGGCCTCACCCTGATCATGACGGCCGGCGCCGGCGACAGCAAAGGGCTCGGCACCGGCCGCCTGCACCATGACGGCCTTCTCACGCGGGTCATCGCGGCCAATTTCGGCCGCATGCCCAAGGTCGCCAAGGCCGCGCAGGACAACCTGATCCGCGGCTACAACCTGCCCCAGGGCGTGATCTCCCAGCTCTACCGGGCCTGCGCGGCGGGCCAGCCGGGTCTGTTCTCGAAGGTCGGCCTGAAGACCTATGTCGACCCGCGCCACGGGGGCGCCAAGGTAAACGAACTGACTACCGAGGACATCGTCAAGCTCGTCGAGGTCGATGGCGAGGAGTGGCTGTTCTACACGGCGACCAAGATCGACGTGGCCTTCATCCGGGCCACCTCGGCCGATCCGTCGGGCAACCTCTCCTACGAGAAGGAGGCGCTGACCCTGGACTGCCTCGCCCAGGCCATGGCGGCCCGCAACAACGGCGGCATCGTCATCGCCCAGGTCGAGCGCATCGTTGACGACGGCTACCTTCTGCCGAAGGACGTGCGCGTGCCCGGCATCCTCGTTGACTGCGTGGTGGTCGCCGAACCCGAGATGCACCGGATGAACTACGGCGTGATGCACGACGCGGCGCTCGCCGGCGAGATCCGGGTCCCGGTCACCGGCATCAAGCGGATGGCGCTCAACGAGCGCAAGATCATCGCGCGCCGCGCCGCCTTCGAGCTGCCGCCGAACGGCGTGGTCAATCTCGGCGTCGGCGCGCCCGAGGGCATCTCGTCGGTCGCCAACGAGGAGAAGATCACCCCCTACATCACCCTCACCACCGAGGCGGGCGCGGTCGGCGGGGTGCTGGCGTCCGGTTCGAGCTTCGGCGCGGCCACGAACGCCGACTGCATCATCGACCAGAACCAGATGTTCGACTTCTACGACGGCGGCGGCCTCGACATGACCTGCCTGGGCATGGCCGAGTGCGACGCGGCCGGCAACGTCAACACCTCGCGGTTCGGCGGCAAGCTGAACGGCTGCGGCGGCTTCATCAACATCTCGCAGAACGCCCGCACCGTCGTGTTCGCCGGGACGTTCACGGCCGGCGGTCTCGAGATCGCGGTGTCCGACGGTCAGGTGCGCATCGTGAACGAGGGCAAGGCCCGCAAGTTCGTCACCCAGGTCCAGCAGAACACCTTCTCGGGCCCCTACGCGGTCGAGCGGTCGCAGCCGGTCCTCTACGTGACCGAGCGCTGCGTCTTCCAGCTGACTCCGGAGGGCTTGGAACTGATCGAGGTCGCGCCGGGGATCGACATCGAGCGCGACATCCTCGCCCACATGGATTTCGCGCCCGTCGTGCGCAATCCGGTGCCGATGGATCCGCGCATCTTCCGCGAGGAGCCGATGGAGCTGATCTCTGATCTGCTCAACCTCGATCTGAAGTCCCGCGTCAGCTACGACGGCGAGCGCAACATCCTCTTCGTCAACCTGGAAGGCTGGTACTGCCGGGTAAAGGGCGACATGGACGAGCTGCGCATGACCATCGTCGAGGCCTGCCGGAAGGCGGGCCAGCGGGTCAACGCCGTGATCAATCACGACGGCTTCCGGCTCAACGAGAACTTGGTCGACGACTACGCCGGCATGGTCCAGTACCTGCAGGCGAACTACTACGCGACCACGACCCGCTACGCGACCAGCGCCTTCCTGCGCCTCAAGATGGAGGAGGCCCTGAACAAGCGCGGGGTCGCGCCGCACGTCTTCGAGCGCAAGGAGGAGGCGCAGGCCTTCGTCAGCAGCACCGAGGACAAGAAGGCCCGCAAGCGCATCTCCCCGGCGGTCGCGTCGGCGGCGTGACGGCCGGCCGGGTCCGCTCCGGGCGCGCCGGGCGCGCCGGGCGCCGCTCGCGCCACGGCGCGGTCGGTGCCGCGGCCAGCCTCAGGCGACCGGCAGGCCGAGGACCCGCCGCGATTCCTCGGACAGCACCGCGTGGCGCGCCGATTCGGGGCCGTCATTCGGCGTCCGCGCGGCCGCCTGCGTGACGAGGTCCCGGAACCGCTTCTTGTCGAGGGCGCGGCCGCGCAGGCTTCCGAGCACGGCGTCCAGCACCATGCGGACCGCCCGGGCGCGCTGGCGCTCGCGCTCCAGTTCGGCGGCGAGCAGCGGATCCCCGAACTGGGCCGCGCCGAGCGGCGCCACCAAGACGGCGCCGTCGATGACGGCGGGATCCCGGTCGTCGGTCTCGACCGCAGAATCCGTGATGCCGTCGAGGATCTTGGTCGCTTCGGTCAGCAGGATCTTGTGCTGGACCGCCGCCGAGAGGTTCCCCGGAACCTTCTGGCTCGCCGCGGCGATCAGGCGCTTGAACTCGGCCCGATCCAGCCCGAAACGGCCGATGCTGGCCCGGAGCGCCGCCAGCACGGTGCGGAGCGCCTCGGTCCGGTAGGTCGCCTTGAGGAGCTGATCCCGCAGCGCCCCCGCCGAGGCCATCTCGACGAAGGACGTCTCGGGCAGTTGCTGCACCTGCTCCGCCAGCTCGACGATGGCGCGCTGCATCAGCGCGGTGCGCTGCTCGCGGATCTCGTCCGGCGCCAGCTGCTCGCGTCCCTTGCGGAGCCACACGAAGAATTCCGTCGCGTCCCGGTCGAGGAAATCCTCGACGCGCAGATCGATGTAGCCGAGCTGCGCCAGCTCCAGGATCATCAGATTGAAGCTCGCCGGCACGAACACCCAGGCATGGGCGTCGGCGTAGTAGGGCAGTTGCGCGGCGCCGAGCCACTGCGGCTCGTCGGTGAGCGGATTCGCGGGAATGGCCGGCCGCGTGTCCTGGCCCGACCAAGCGCCGACCGTGCCGTTGTCCTTCAGCGCCATGTTCAGGGCGTAGTCGATGTGGGTCCGGACCGTGTGCCGGTTCCGCTTCTCCAGGAACGCCGCGACCGCGTCCGCCGTCCCGGTGAGGGAACGGTAGAAATCGAAGCATTTGCGCTTGTCGGGCACGGCCAGGATCACCACGCCGTCCGGCCGAAGCAGCGTCTCGGCGGCGCGCAGGAAGGTCACGATGTCGGTCGTGTGCTCGATGACGTGGCTGGCGATGAACGCGTCGAAGGTGCCGTGCTGGTCGACCGGGACCGCGTCCGCGATCGAGCCGCCTGTCCAGACGAAATCCACCTCCTCGATGCGGTCGACCGTCTGGTCGTGATACTTCTCGATGAGCTCCGAGCGCGGCGCGTGATCGATGACGAACGTGTTCCAGCCGTCGCGCTTCGGCGCGAGCGGGCTGAAGCTCGGGCCAATCTCCACGATGCGGGCGTCCTTGGTCAACGACCTCAGGAGTTGCTGCGCACGATCCATTGCCACTAAGCTCCGATCAAACGCTTCGCGAATGCGCTGTAGACGCGCGGTGAAGGCCGCGTTGGCGGGAAGGAATACCGTTGCACAAGAGGCCGCTCGCCGCCGTCACGATGGCCTACAACGAGAAGACCATGCTTCCGCTCTGGCTGAAGCACTACGAGCGACAAGTCGGGGCTGAAAACTGTTATATCCTCGACCACGGTTCCGACGACGGCTCGACGACCGGACTGCGCGCGAACGTCGTCCGGTTGCCGCGGTTGCCCCTGAACGAGTGGGAGCGCGCCCACACGGTCAGGGATTTCTGCGCATCGCTGTTCATCGGCTTCAAATATGTTCTCTATGCGGATAGCGACGAGCTGATCCTCCCCGATCCGGACGTATCGTCTACTCTCTCCGATTACATCGCCGCGCGGCCGCTGCCCCCCATCCTCGATTTGTTCGGGGCCGACGTCATGCACGTCGGGGACGAGGCCCCTATCGACGTCGCGGCACCGATCTCCGGCCAGCGGGGCTACATCCGGCCGATATCCACCCTGTGCAAGGCGACCATCGTGTCGGAGCGGGTCGACTGGCACGTCGGCTTCCACTGCCTGATCCAGGACCACCGCCCCGATTTCCGCGACCTGTTCCTGTTCCACCTGGCGTATCTGGACCACGACATCCTCTTCAGGCGTCAGCAGAAGCGGAATGCGGCCGCGCCGATCGGCATCCCGAACTCCCACCACGCCATCGACCCGACGGAGTTCCTGGCCTTCGTGAAGG from Methylobacterium oryzae includes the following:
- the arsC gene encoding arsenate reductase (glutaredoxin) (This arsenate reductase requires both glutathione and glutaredoxin to convert arsenate to arsenite, after which the efflux transporter formed by ArsA and ArsB can extrude the arsenite from the cell, providing resistance.), with product MSEPFDVVIYHNPACGTSRNTLAMIRNAGIEPHVIEYLKTPPARALLLQLLDRAGLSVRDVLREKGTPYAELDLGNPDLTDGQLLDAVAAHPVLLNRPLVVTPKGVRLCRPSEAVLDLLPPQRGGFVKEDGEPVVDEQGRRVATA
- a CDS encoding glycosyltransferase family 2 protein, with amino-acid sequence MAYNEKTMLPLWLKHYERQVGAENCYILDHGSDDGSTTGLRANVVRLPRLPLNEWERAHTVRDFCASLFIGFKYVLYADSDELILPDPDVSSTLSDYIAARPLPPILDLFGADVMHVGDEAPIDVAAPISGQRGYIRPISTLCKATIVSERVDWHVGFHCLIQDHRPDFRDLFLFHLAYLDHDILFRRQQKRNAAAPIGIPNSHHAIDPTEFLAFVKADIGRVPRRPVQMRPGEAHFETTKRLFADAIERKSAIQAPDLWTLPERFVGSF
- a CDS encoding MFS transporter, with translation MSEASRWPVIAALGVVEILAWGSSFYLPAVMAAPIAESTGWPLAWVVGGLAFGLLVAALASPHVGAAIHRHGGRPVLALAALLLAAGLTVVAVAPSLPIYLAGWLILGAGMGCGLYDPAFATLGRLYGAAARPAITTLTLWGGFASTVCWPLSAFLVAHVGWRGACLTYAGLHLAVTLPLILAMIPHAPELPVSDGPQEAGSAPLSTRERRAFLLFAGVLVLGGAIMSQVSVHLLTLLQARGVSLAAAVSYGALIGPAQVSARVAEISLKGRHHPLWTLTAAFGLIALGLWLLAAGLPGVALWLVLYAGGNGIYSIARGTVPLALFGPVRYPLVVGRLARPALAAQALAPPAGAVVLTHVGPGALWWMLLALALAALGLIGALWRAR
- a CDS encoding class I SAM-dependent methyltransferase, with translation MDRAQQLLRSLTKDARIVEIGPSFSPLAPKRDGWNTFVIDHAPRSELIEKYHDQTVDRIEEVDFVWTGGSIADAVPVDQHGTFDAFIASHVIEHTTDIVTFLRAAETLLRPDGVVILAVPDKRKCFDFYRSLTGTADAVAAFLEKRNRHTVRTHIDYALNMALKDNGTVGAWSGQDTRPAIPANPLTDEPQWLGAAQLPYYADAHAWVFVPASFNLMILELAQLGYIDLRVEDFLDRDATEFFVWLRKGREQLAPDEIREQRTALMQRAIVELAEQVQQLPETSFVEMASAGALRDQLLKATYRTEALRTVLAALRASIGRFGLDRAEFKRLIAAASQKVPGNLSAAVQHKILLTEATKILDGITDSAVETDDRDPAVIDGAVLVAPLGAAQFGDPLLAAELERERQRARAVRMVLDAVLGSLRGRALDKKRFRDLVTQAAARTPNDGPESARHAVLSEESRRVLGLPVA
- a CDS encoding ArsR/SmtB family transcription factor; protein product: MDDAQALTAFAALAQEHRLRLVRALVRAGPEGLASGTLAAAVGVSAATVSHHLKELSRAGLVSSRRDGRSILYSAAYPVLADLIAFLMRDCCQGRAEICTPAAETLAACLSPSGDAAHV
- a CDS encoding NAD(P)/FAD-dependent oxidoreductase, which produces MAEPFPLAPSLWATTAAPAPDTPPLARSGLAEVVIVGGGFCGLSTALHLAERGIRPVVLEAQEVGYGGSGRNGGQVIPGLKYDPADLVARFGRERGERLARFAGGTADVVFDLIARHGMDVPHSRAGWIQGAHTEAGLAEVAKRAAQWADLGAPTRVLDRAETEQLLGTDRYLGGWLDSRGGAIQPLSYARGLARAAQKAGATIHGGSPVTGLERTGSGWTVTTAQGERVTTGRVVLCTNGYTGGLWPNLARTVIAANSFQVATVPLTDNLRRSILPEGHVSSDTRKLLLYFRLDHTGRLLMGGRGPFREPRDPADWAHLERIVGKLFPQLDGIAFDHRWCGRVAITRDYLPHLHEPAPGLLIDIGCQGRGVGLQSAMGRAMAAYIATGDAGNLPLPLTPIEPLPLHGLNRLYVSAIIAWYRLRDGGIR
- the arsH gene encoding arsenical resistance protein ArsH, with product MSKSPAPAPSVRDGLPNLSAAHFATPTDGAGRGIPLAHAPRFLILYGSLRERSFSRFLAYEAARLLEAMGGEVRIYHADGLPLPDDATADHPKVREIRALSAWSEGQVWVSPERHGALTGVMKSQIDWLPLSEGSLRPTQGRTLAVMQVSGGSQSFNAVNALRVLGRWMRMITIPNQSSVPMAYREFDEAGRMRPGPLYDRVVDVCEELMKFTLLTRGCADYLVDRYSERKERDPDRLAGVAADIGFAKPSPPGA
- a CDS encoding acyl CoA:acetate/3-ketoacid CoA transferase produces the protein MRKNKVISAEEAIALIRENDVVTTTGFVQSCIPEALHAALEKRFVETGSPRGLTLIMTAGAGDSKGLGTGRLHHDGLLTRVIAANFGRMPKVAKAAQDNLIRGYNLPQGVISQLYRACAAGQPGLFSKVGLKTYVDPRHGGAKVNELTTEDIVKLVEVDGEEWLFYTATKIDVAFIRATSADPSGNLSYEKEALTLDCLAQAMAARNNGGIVIAQVERIVDDGYLLPKDVRVPGILVDCVVVAEPEMHRMNYGVMHDAALAGEIRVPVTGIKRMALNERKIIARRAAFELPPNGVVNLGVGAPEGISSVANEEKITPYITLTTEAGAVGGVLASGSSFGAATNADCIIDQNQMFDFYDGGGLDMTCLGMAECDAAGNVNTSRFGGKLNGCGGFINISQNARTVVFAGTFTAGGLEIAVSDGQVRIVNEGKARKFVTQVQQNTFSGPYAVERSQPVLYVTERCVFQLTPEGLELIEVAPGIDIERDILAHMDFAPVVRNPVPMDPRIFREEPMELISDLLNLDLKSRVSYDGERNILFVNLEGWYCRVKGDMDELRMTIVEACRKAGQRVNAVINHDGFRLNENLVDDYAGMVQYLQANYYATTTRYATSAFLRLKMEEALNKRGVAPHVFERKEEAQAFVSSTEDKKARKRISPAVASAA